Proteins encoded by one window of Aphidius gifuensis isolate YNYX2018 linkage group LG2, ASM1490517v1, whole genome shotgun sequence:
- the LOC122850433 gene encoding LOW QUALITY PROTEIN: ubiquitin carboxyl-terminal hydrolase 5-like (The sequence of the model RefSeq protein was modified relative to this genomic sequence to represent the inferred CDS: substituted 2 bases at 2 genomic stop codons), producing MHIDDVLEAVINENSDNLENQIPSNHTSEESSIYFNNSSNKPKKQVDTKEAASNLKALQGNTLLSTTSAANHINNKISQRNQSQPEKKTPSLKRPLKSTIKNNNGQLEDKKQCLEQKRDILVDDEDESPNGLFISLKTFLVFSRDFVKYNETYEIIMFPNFTSMIYPSVDLPEQIIKSITGILEAESAIKIAEREALAGTWDGKARIITKHATTLPQLNNGKKIPPTNWKCKKCDLTQNLWLNLTDGSILCGRKFFNGTGGNDXXSHVIKHYRTTGYPLAVKLGTITKKGYQYFKYG from the exons ATGCATATTGATGATGTCCTTGAAGCAGTTATTAATGAAAACAGTGACAATTTGGAAAATCAAATACCATCTAACCATACTTCAGAAGAATCAtctatatatttcaataatagctctaataaaccaaaaaaacaaGTAGATACAAAAGAAGCCGCTTCCAATCTTAAAGCTCTTCAAGGTAATACGTTATTGTCTACAACATCAGCTGCAAatcatattaacaataaaatcagCCAA CGAAACCAAAGTCAaccggaaaaaaaaacacccagCTTAAAACGTCcattaaaatcaacaattaaaaataataatggccAACTGGAGGATAAAAAACAATGCCTCGAACAAAAACGAGATATTTTGGTTGACGACGAAGAT gaATCACCAAATGGATTATTCATCAGTTTGAAAACATTTCTTGTTTTTAGTCGTgactttgttaaatataatgaaacttatgaaataataatgttccCAAATTTTACAAGTATGATATATCCATCAGTTGATTTACCAGAAcag ataATAAAATCGATTACTGGAATATTAGAAGCTGAATCAGCAATTAAAATTGCTGAAAGAGAAGCATTAGCTGGTACATGGGATGGTAAAGCaagaataataacaaa acATGCAACAACATTGCcacaattaaataatggtaaaaaaataccacCAACTAATtggaaatgtaaaaaatgtgATTTGACACAAAATTTATGGTTAAATTTAACTGATGGTAGTATATTATGTggacgtaaattttttaatggtacTGGTGGTAATGATTAATGATCGCATGTAATTAAGCATTATCGTACAACTGGTTATCCACTTGCTGTTAAATTAggtacaataacaaaaaaag GGTATCAGTATTTCAAATATGGATAA